A window of Argopecten irradians isolate NY chromosome 1, Ai_NY, whole genome shotgun sequence contains these coding sequences:
- the LOC138323828 gene encoding serine/threonine-protein phosphatase 6 regulatory subunit 3-like isoform X1: MFWKFNLLTSSHIDTLLEKEDVTLHELMDEDDILQECKAQNRKLIDFIIRPEHMEEMVNMITVEPSEDVEEKVKYKYPNTSCELLTSDVSQINDALAGSEALIHKLYAFLETNETLNPLLASFFSKVMGLLITRKSEMIFEFLKSRDDFIGTLLKHIGTSAIMDLLLRLLTCVESPEIRRAVIEWLNENQIVEKLVGCFKTSTDEDVHCNAAQSLCDIVRLGREQLSQLQDKPEPDPLLNTVEMEETVSDLLSNMLDTERNESVIVNGLSVIQTLLEFRKQGPEGSTEHISTLDTERLAQGVSNVLLAITPRLRDFHNLLTDPPKQKFCTMPTSIGTLEPPLGNTRLQIARLVSALALTNSHSVIVELANLGTMGVLIDLYFKYCWNNFLHTHVSQCINTVLYNSPIETEGKKEHLLLVQLFSEFHLLQRIMEVWEENDQQQSREKGRRRGYMGHLTKMANDVVAVLEKGENTDLLKDQINELGEEHREKWEAFVSGSLSDLNKRNTIELVRGHPIASSSDDEDPDFRDIPFPQDEAIQQAFSDYQLQQMTSNFIDQFGFNEEEFAEQEGKLDSLFTDRISSIDFNIQANEDHAASASMFDQACNEKIQQFDDNDDSDEDIWEEKEITYSPSAQAKRPGRLTETSGDDSDTSTDSEEELASPKRILQQPSENMDVDSSQDAWQATFDEESTPVAMDTSPWNNPQQQQQEQPNQTDGENWAEFTNKIPVSSQNEDNWADFSNINDLSSSAPGPRSSSPVEMDTTDINSRPAAYLARSAPADLASSVDQVSSDIKTEDLEVESSAEHVQGSEVTSTSDIVSSPRSPTTQRSQLSSSSDATPESSSQKNTGNSEKNEEPSSSTTEIASESKVSDESPTKANGGSGNNQVETPSSSTEEAPGADSPSCTVEKDASQKSVETTDHIGTNGPVDVPQLIEEHASLSQEQTENSNQAKDCLEKDNSLSSASPATNIVQNGPV; encoded by the exons ATGTTTTGGAAGTTCAATTTATTAACATCGTCTCACATCGACACCTTACTGGAAAAAGAG GATGTGACCCTGCATGAGCTGATGGATGAAGATGACATCCTTCAAGAATGTAAAGCCCAGAATAGAAAGCTCATTGACTT CATCATCCGTCCGGAGCACATGGAGGAAATGGTTAATATGATAACAGTAGAACCTTCAGAAGATGTAGAAGAAAAGGTCAAGTACAA GTACCCAAACACGTCCTGTGAGCTTCTGACGTCAGATGTGTCTCAGATCAATGATGCCCTGGCAGGGAGTGAGGCCCTCATACACAAATTGTATGCATTTCTTGAGACAAACGAGACACTCAACCCTCTTTTAGCCAGCTTTTTCAGCAAGGTCATGGGCCTTCTAATCACAAGAAAGAGTGAAATG ATATTTGAGTTTTTAAAGTCGAGAGATGATTTTATCGGAACACTTTTAAAACACATAGGAACCTCAGCAATAATGGACTTGCTTCTCCGCTTACTGACTTGTGTTGAATCACCAGAAATTAGGAGAGCTGTGATAGAG TGGTTAAATGAGAACCAGATAGTAGAAAAATTAGTGGGATGCTTTAAGACATCAACTGATGAAgat GTTCACTGCAATGCAGCCCAGTCGTTATGTGATATTGTACGGCTAGGAAGAGAACAGCTTTCACAACTACAGGACAAACCGGAGCCTGACCCTCTGCTCAACACAGTtgaaat GGAGGAAACCGTGTCTGATCTGCTCAGTAACATGTTGGACACAGAACGTAACGAGTCTGTTATAGTCAATGGTTTATCTGTGATACAAACCCTTTTAGAATTTAGGAAACAAGG TCCTGAAGGATCAACAGAGCACATTTCAACACTAGACACAGAACGGTTAGCCCAAGGTGTTAGTAATGTTTTATTAGCAATTACACCTAGACTAAGGGATTTCCATAATTTACTCACAGATCCACCCAAA CAAAAATTTTGTACAATGCCAACATCAATAGGAACTCTTGAACCACCGCTGGGAAACACCAGACTTCAGATAGCTCGTCTTGTATCAGCACTGGCGCTAACCAACTCACATTCTGTTATAGTAGAACTAGCCAATTTAGGGACCATGGGTGTTTTAATA gaTTTATACTTTAAATACTGTTGGAACAATTTCCTTCATACACATGTTTCTCAATGCATCAACACTGTGTTATATAATTCTCCTATTGAAACTGAAGGAAAGAAGGAGCATCTACTTTTAGTACAG TTATTTTCAGAGTTCCACCTCCTCCAGAGAATAATGGAAGTGTGGGAAGAAAATGATCAGCAACA AAGTCGAGAAAAGGGTAGACGACGAGGCTACATGGGTCACCTAACCAAGATGGCTAATGATGTGGTAGCTGTCCTAGAGAAGGGAGAAAACACTGATTTACTTAAGGATCAGATCAATG AACTGGGAGAGGAACACAGAGAAAAGTGGGAAGCTTTTGTGTCTGGGAGCTTATCAGATTTAAATAAGAGAAATACTATAGAATTA GTACGAGGACACCCGATAGCCTCCAGTAGTGATGACGAAGACCCTGACTTTAGAGACATTCCCTTCCCACAAGATGAAGCTATACAACAG GCCTTCTCTGATTACCAGCTGCAACAAATGACCAGCAACTTCATTGACCAATTTGGCTTTAACGAGGAAGAGTTCGCTGAACAGGAAGGCAAACTTGA CTCACTTTTTACTGACAGGATATCTAGTATAGATTTTAACATACAAGCAAATGAGGATCAT GCGGCAAGTGCTTCAATGTTTGACCAAGCTTGTAATGAAAAAATTCAGCAGTttgatgacaatgatgacagtGACGAAGACATCTGGGAAGAGAAGGAGATCACTTACTCACCAAGTGCTCAGGCTAAAAGGCCAGG ACGTTTGACAGAAACCTCCGGTGATGACAGTGATACCAGTACAGACAGCGAGGAGGAGCTTGCCTCACCCAAAAGGATTCTACAACAACCAAGTGAGAACATGGATGTTGACTCCAGTCAGGATG CATGGCAAGCTACTTTTGATGAAGAGTCAACTCCTGTTGCCATGGACACTTCACCATGGAACAACCCACAGCAACAACAGCAGGAACAGCCAAATCAAACTGATGGGGAGAACTGGGCAGAATTCACCAACAAAATTCCAGTGTCTTCACAAAACGAGGACAACTGGGCAGATTTTAGTAACATCAATGATCTTAGCAG TTCAGCTCCTGGACCTCGGAGCAGTTCACCAGTGGAGATGGATACTACAGATATCAACTCCAGACCTGCTGCATATT TGGCCAGAAGTGCCCCCGCAGACCTTGCCTCATCGGTAGATCAAGTTAGCAGTGACATTAAGACCGAAGATCTCGAGGTGGAGTCATCAGCGGAGCATGTCCAAGGCAGCGAAGTTACTTCCACATCTGATATTGTTTCTTCACCACGCTCTCCAACTACCCAACGCTCACAATTATCCTCATCTAGCGACGCAACTCCAGAGTCCTCCAGTCAGAAAAACACTGGTAACAG TGAGAAGAACGAGGAACCTTCTTCATCTACAACTGAAATAGCTAGTGAAAGTAAGGTGTCTGACGAGTCCCCGACAAAAGCCAATGGTGGTAGTGGCAATAATCAGGTGGAGACACCTTCATCGTCTACCGAGGAAGCTCCAGGTGCTGACAGTCCGAG TTGTACTGTTGAGAAGGATGCCTCACAGAAGAGTGTTGAGACTACTGACCATATAGGTACCAATGGACCAGTAGATGTACCCCAGTTAATAGAAGAGCATGCTAGTCTGTCTCAGGAACAAACTGAAAACAG TAATCAAGCCAAAGATTGCTTAGAGAAGGACAATTCACTGTCCAGTGCCTCCCCCGCTACCAACATTGTCCAGAATGGTCCAGTTTGA
- the LOC138323819 gene encoding SIN3-HDAC complex-associated factor-like: MFSFHKPKIYRSINGCCICRAKSSSSRFTDSKRYECEFEKCFRINEKRAGEICNACVLLVKRWKKLPAGTSRHWHHVVDARAGPGIKSTLKIKSKSPTNNKYKSPLKTKKSYAIPSPRGYFDDLSVNEDSCDKDVFGGSESDDSDIDESTGPMDRPSKHKRKQSDPRISAFLDLSYWKKTQVCCGTIFKGLNGEVLVDPQLLQRCQTCRKDSQTHSSKIRRSQSTDETESNSSSNSGYGDGDSEFLDTNCVDTDSLPDSGTATTIPLSSFPCTDTALSAFPTPPPLAMEC; encoded by the exons ATGTTCAGTTTTCACAAACCCAAAATCTACAGGAGCATCAATGGATGTTGTATATGTAGGGCAAAGTCCTCTAGCTCACGATTCACTGACAGTAAGAGGTATGAATGTGAATTTGAAAAGTGCTTCAGGATAAATGAAAAAAGAGCTGGTGAAATTTGCAACGCTTGTGTTTTGTTGGTCAAACGATGGAAAAAGCTACCAGCAGGGACTAGTCGTCACTGGCATCAT GTTGTTGATGCTAGAGCTGGACCTGGAATCAAATCAACGCTCAAGATAAAAAGCAAAAGTCCAACAAACAACAAATATAAATCTCCACTGAAAACCAAAAAGTCCTATGCCATTCCAAGTCCCCGTGGCTATTTTGATGATTTATCAG TGAATGAAGATAGTTGTGACAAGGATGTGTTTGGGGGGAGCGAGAGTGACGACTCCGACATAGATGAAAGTACAGGCCCCATGGATCGGCCATCAAAGCACAAACGTAAACAGAGCGATCCTAGAATCAGCGCATTCCTTGATCTCAGCTACTGGAAAAA AACTCAGGTGTGTTGTGGAACTATATTCAAAGGACTGAACGGGGAAGTACTAGTGGATCCCCAGTTATTACAGCGCTGTCAGACCTGTCGTAAGGACAGCCAGACTCACAGCTCAAAGATCCGACGCTCTCAGTCCACAGACGAAACCGAGAGTAACTCTAGTAGTAACAGTGGCTACGGAGACGGAGATTCTGAATTCTTGGACACGAATTGTGTCGATACAGACAGTTTACCTGACAGCGGGACCGCTACCACAATACCTCTATCGTCATTTCCATGTACAGACACAGCTCTCAGTGCATTTCCCACGCCACCACCTCTAGCCATGGAGTGCTAG
- the LOC138323828 gene encoding serine/threonine-protein phosphatase 6 regulatory subunit 3-B-like isoform X2 has product MFWKFNLLTSSHIDTLLEKEDVTLHELMDEDDILQECKAQNRKLIDFIIRPEHMEEMVNMITVEPSEDVEEKVKYKYPNTSCELLTSDVSQINDALAGSEALIHKLYAFLETNETLNPLLASFFSKVMGLLITRKSEMIFEFLKSRDDFIGTLLKHIGTSAIMDLLLRLLTCVESPEIRRAVIEWLNENQIVEKLVGCFKTSTDEDVHCNAAQSLCDIVRLGREQLSQLQDKPEPDPLLNTVEMEETVSDLLSNMLDTERNESVIVNGLSVIQTLLEFRKQGPEGSTEHISTLDTERLAQGVSNVLLAITPRLRDFHNLLTDPPKQKFCTMPTSIGTLEPPLGNTRLQIARLVSALALTNSHSVIVELANLGTMGVLIDLYFKYCWNNFLHTHVSQCINTVLYNSPIETEGKKEHLLLVQLFSEFHLLQRIMEVWEENDQQQSREKGRRRGYMGHLTKMANDVVAVLEKGENTDLLKDQINELGEEHREKWEAFVSGSLSDLNKRNTIELVRGHPIASSSDDEDPDFRDIPFPQDEAIQQLQQMTSNFIDQFGFNEEEFAEQEGKLDSLFTDRISSIDFNIQANEDHAASASMFDQACNEKIQQFDDNDDSDEDIWEEKEITYSPSAQAKRPGRLTETSGDDSDTSTDSEEELASPKRILQQPSENMDVDSSQDAWQATFDEESTPVAMDTSPWNNPQQQQQEQPNQTDGENWAEFTNKIPVSSQNEDNWADFSNINDLSSSAPGPRSSSPVEMDTTDINSRPAAYLARSAPADLASSVDQVSSDIKTEDLEVESSAEHVQGSEVTSTSDIVSSPRSPTTQRSQLSSSSDATPESSSQKNTGNSEKNEEPSSSTTEIASESKVSDESPTKANGGSGNNQVETPSSSTEEAPGADSPSCTVEKDASQKSVETTDHIGTNGPVDVPQLIEEHASLSQEQTENSNQAKDCLEKDNSLSSASPATNIVQNGPV; this is encoded by the exons ATGTTTTGGAAGTTCAATTTATTAACATCGTCTCACATCGACACCTTACTGGAAAAAGAG GATGTGACCCTGCATGAGCTGATGGATGAAGATGACATCCTTCAAGAATGTAAAGCCCAGAATAGAAAGCTCATTGACTT CATCATCCGTCCGGAGCACATGGAGGAAATGGTTAATATGATAACAGTAGAACCTTCAGAAGATGTAGAAGAAAAGGTCAAGTACAA GTACCCAAACACGTCCTGTGAGCTTCTGACGTCAGATGTGTCTCAGATCAATGATGCCCTGGCAGGGAGTGAGGCCCTCATACACAAATTGTATGCATTTCTTGAGACAAACGAGACACTCAACCCTCTTTTAGCCAGCTTTTTCAGCAAGGTCATGGGCCTTCTAATCACAAGAAAGAGTGAAATG ATATTTGAGTTTTTAAAGTCGAGAGATGATTTTATCGGAACACTTTTAAAACACATAGGAACCTCAGCAATAATGGACTTGCTTCTCCGCTTACTGACTTGTGTTGAATCACCAGAAATTAGGAGAGCTGTGATAGAG TGGTTAAATGAGAACCAGATAGTAGAAAAATTAGTGGGATGCTTTAAGACATCAACTGATGAAgat GTTCACTGCAATGCAGCCCAGTCGTTATGTGATATTGTACGGCTAGGAAGAGAACAGCTTTCACAACTACAGGACAAACCGGAGCCTGACCCTCTGCTCAACACAGTtgaaat GGAGGAAACCGTGTCTGATCTGCTCAGTAACATGTTGGACACAGAACGTAACGAGTCTGTTATAGTCAATGGTTTATCTGTGATACAAACCCTTTTAGAATTTAGGAAACAAGG TCCTGAAGGATCAACAGAGCACATTTCAACACTAGACACAGAACGGTTAGCCCAAGGTGTTAGTAATGTTTTATTAGCAATTACACCTAGACTAAGGGATTTCCATAATTTACTCACAGATCCACCCAAA CAAAAATTTTGTACAATGCCAACATCAATAGGAACTCTTGAACCACCGCTGGGAAACACCAGACTTCAGATAGCTCGTCTTGTATCAGCACTGGCGCTAACCAACTCACATTCTGTTATAGTAGAACTAGCCAATTTAGGGACCATGGGTGTTTTAATA gaTTTATACTTTAAATACTGTTGGAACAATTTCCTTCATACACATGTTTCTCAATGCATCAACACTGTGTTATATAATTCTCCTATTGAAACTGAAGGAAAGAAGGAGCATCTACTTTTAGTACAG TTATTTTCAGAGTTCCACCTCCTCCAGAGAATAATGGAAGTGTGGGAAGAAAATGATCAGCAACA AAGTCGAGAAAAGGGTAGACGACGAGGCTACATGGGTCACCTAACCAAGATGGCTAATGATGTGGTAGCTGTCCTAGAGAAGGGAGAAAACACTGATTTACTTAAGGATCAGATCAATG AACTGGGAGAGGAACACAGAGAAAAGTGGGAAGCTTTTGTGTCTGGGAGCTTATCAGATTTAAATAAGAGAAATACTATAGAATTA GTACGAGGACACCCGATAGCCTCCAGTAGTGATGACGAAGACCCTGACTTTAGAGACATTCCCTTCCCACAAGATGAAGCTATACAACAG CTGCAACAAATGACCAGCAACTTCATTGACCAATTTGGCTTTAACGAGGAAGAGTTCGCTGAACAGGAAGGCAAACTTGA CTCACTTTTTACTGACAGGATATCTAGTATAGATTTTAACATACAAGCAAATGAGGATCAT GCGGCAAGTGCTTCAATGTTTGACCAAGCTTGTAATGAAAAAATTCAGCAGTttgatgacaatgatgacagtGACGAAGACATCTGGGAAGAGAAGGAGATCACTTACTCACCAAGTGCTCAGGCTAAAAGGCCAGG ACGTTTGACAGAAACCTCCGGTGATGACAGTGATACCAGTACAGACAGCGAGGAGGAGCTTGCCTCACCCAAAAGGATTCTACAACAACCAAGTGAGAACATGGATGTTGACTCCAGTCAGGATG CATGGCAAGCTACTTTTGATGAAGAGTCAACTCCTGTTGCCATGGACACTTCACCATGGAACAACCCACAGCAACAACAGCAGGAACAGCCAAATCAAACTGATGGGGAGAACTGGGCAGAATTCACCAACAAAATTCCAGTGTCTTCACAAAACGAGGACAACTGGGCAGATTTTAGTAACATCAATGATCTTAGCAG TTCAGCTCCTGGACCTCGGAGCAGTTCACCAGTGGAGATGGATACTACAGATATCAACTCCAGACCTGCTGCATATT TGGCCAGAAGTGCCCCCGCAGACCTTGCCTCATCGGTAGATCAAGTTAGCAGTGACATTAAGACCGAAGATCTCGAGGTGGAGTCATCAGCGGAGCATGTCCAAGGCAGCGAAGTTACTTCCACATCTGATATTGTTTCTTCACCACGCTCTCCAACTACCCAACGCTCACAATTATCCTCATCTAGCGACGCAACTCCAGAGTCCTCCAGTCAGAAAAACACTGGTAACAG TGAGAAGAACGAGGAACCTTCTTCATCTACAACTGAAATAGCTAGTGAAAGTAAGGTGTCTGACGAGTCCCCGACAAAAGCCAATGGTGGTAGTGGCAATAATCAGGTGGAGACACCTTCATCGTCTACCGAGGAAGCTCCAGGTGCTGACAGTCCGAG TTGTACTGTTGAGAAGGATGCCTCACAGAAGAGTGTTGAGACTACTGACCATATAGGTACCAATGGACCAGTAGATGTACCCCAGTTAATAGAAGAGCATGCTAGTCTGTCTCAGGAACAAACTGAAAACAG TAATCAAGCCAAAGATTGCTTAGAGAAGGACAATTCACTGTCCAGTGCCTCCCCCGCTACCAACATTGTCCAGAATGGTCCAGTTTGA
- the LOC138323828 gene encoding serine/threonine-protein phosphatase 6 regulatory subunit 3-like isoform X3: MFWKFNLLTSSHIDTLLEKEDVTLHELMDEDDILQECKAQNRKLIDFIIRPEHMEEMVNMITVEPSEDVEEKVKYKYPNTSCELLTSDVSQINDALAGSEALIHKLYAFLETNETLNPLLASFFSKVMGLLITRKSEMIFEFLKSRDDFIGTLLKHIGTSAIMDLLLRLLTCVESPEIRRAVIEWLNENQIVEKLVGCFKTSTDEDVHCNAAQSLCDIVRLGREQLSQLQDKPEPDPLLNTVEMEETVSDLLSNMLDTERNESVIVNGLSVIQTLLEFRKQGPEGSTEHISTLDTERLAQGVSNVLLAITPRLRDFHNLLTDPPKQKFCTMPTSIGTLEPPLGNTRLQIARLVSALALTNSHSVIVELANLGTMGVLIDLYFKYCWNNFLHTHVSQCINTVLYNSPIETEGKKEHLLLVQLFSEFHLLQRIMEVWEENDQQQSREKGRRRGYMGHLTKMANDVVAVLEKGENTDLLKDQINELGEEHREKWEAFVSGSLSDLNKRNTIELVRGHPIASSSDDEDPDFRDIPFPQDEAIQQAFSDYQLQQMTSNFIDQFGFNEEEFAEQEGKLDSLFTDRISSIDFNIQANEDHAASASMFDQACNEKIQQFDDNDDSDEDIWEEKEITYSPSAQAKRPGRLTETSGDDSDTSTDSEEELASPKRILQQPTWQATFDEESTPVAMDTSPWNNPQQQQQEQPNQTDGENWAEFTNKIPVSSQNEDNWADFSNINDLSSSAPGPRSSSPVEMDTTDINSRPAAYLARSAPADLASSVDQVSSDIKTEDLEVESSAEHVQGSEVTSTSDIVSSPRSPTTQRSQLSSSSDATPESSSQKNTGNSEKNEEPSSSTTEIASESKVSDESPTKANGGSGNNQVETPSSSTEEAPGADSPSCTVEKDASQKSVETTDHIGTNGPVDVPQLIEEHASLSQEQTENSNQAKDCLEKDNSLSSASPATNIVQNGPV, encoded by the exons ATGTTTTGGAAGTTCAATTTATTAACATCGTCTCACATCGACACCTTACTGGAAAAAGAG GATGTGACCCTGCATGAGCTGATGGATGAAGATGACATCCTTCAAGAATGTAAAGCCCAGAATAGAAAGCTCATTGACTT CATCATCCGTCCGGAGCACATGGAGGAAATGGTTAATATGATAACAGTAGAACCTTCAGAAGATGTAGAAGAAAAGGTCAAGTACAA GTACCCAAACACGTCCTGTGAGCTTCTGACGTCAGATGTGTCTCAGATCAATGATGCCCTGGCAGGGAGTGAGGCCCTCATACACAAATTGTATGCATTTCTTGAGACAAACGAGACACTCAACCCTCTTTTAGCCAGCTTTTTCAGCAAGGTCATGGGCCTTCTAATCACAAGAAAGAGTGAAATG ATATTTGAGTTTTTAAAGTCGAGAGATGATTTTATCGGAACACTTTTAAAACACATAGGAACCTCAGCAATAATGGACTTGCTTCTCCGCTTACTGACTTGTGTTGAATCACCAGAAATTAGGAGAGCTGTGATAGAG TGGTTAAATGAGAACCAGATAGTAGAAAAATTAGTGGGATGCTTTAAGACATCAACTGATGAAgat GTTCACTGCAATGCAGCCCAGTCGTTATGTGATATTGTACGGCTAGGAAGAGAACAGCTTTCACAACTACAGGACAAACCGGAGCCTGACCCTCTGCTCAACACAGTtgaaat GGAGGAAACCGTGTCTGATCTGCTCAGTAACATGTTGGACACAGAACGTAACGAGTCTGTTATAGTCAATGGTTTATCTGTGATACAAACCCTTTTAGAATTTAGGAAACAAGG TCCTGAAGGATCAACAGAGCACATTTCAACACTAGACACAGAACGGTTAGCCCAAGGTGTTAGTAATGTTTTATTAGCAATTACACCTAGACTAAGGGATTTCCATAATTTACTCACAGATCCACCCAAA CAAAAATTTTGTACAATGCCAACATCAATAGGAACTCTTGAACCACCGCTGGGAAACACCAGACTTCAGATAGCTCGTCTTGTATCAGCACTGGCGCTAACCAACTCACATTCTGTTATAGTAGAACTAGCCAATTTAGGGACCATGGGTGTTTTAATA gaTTTATACTTTAAATACTGTTGGAACAATTTCCTTCATACACATGTTTCTCAATGCATCAACACTGTGTTATATAATTCTCCTATTGAAACTGAAGGAAAGAAGGAGCATCTACTTTTAGTACAG TTATTTTCAGAGTTCCACCTCCTCCAGAGAATAATGGAAGTGTGGGAAGAAAATGATCAGCAACA AAGTCGAGAAAAGGGTAGACGACGAGGCTACATGGGTCACCTAACCAAGATGGCTAATGATGTGGTAGCTGTCCTAGAGAAGGGAGAAAACACTGATTTACTTAAGGATCAGATCAATG AACTGGGAGAGGAACACAGAGAAAAGTGGGAAGCTTTTGTGTCTGGGAGCTTATCAGATTTAAATAAGAGAAATACTATAGAATTA GTACGAGGACACCCGATAGCCTCCAGTAGTGATGACGAAGACCCTGACTTTAGAGACATTCCCTTCCCACAAGATGAAGCTATACAACAG GCCTTCTCTGATTACCAGCTGCAACAAATGACCAGCAACTTCATTGACCAATTTGGCTTTAACGAGGAAGAGTTCGCTGAACAGGAAGGCAAACTTGA CTCACTTTTTACTGACAGGATATCTAGTATAGATTTTAACATACAAGCAAATGAGGATCAT GCGGCAAGTGCTTCAATGTTTGACCAAGCTTGTAATGAAAAAATTCAGCAGTttgatgacaatgatgacagtGACGAAGACATCTGGGAAGAGAAGGAGATCACTTACTCACCAAGTGCTCAGGCTAAAAGGCCAGG ACGTTTGACAGAAACCTCCGGTGATGACAGTGATACCAGTACAGACAGCGAGGAGGAGCTTGCCTCACCCAAAAGGATTCTACAACAACCAA CATGGCAAGCTACTTTTGATGAAGAGTCAACTCCTGTTGCCATGGACACTTCACCATGGAACAACCCACAGCAACAACAGCAGGAACAGCCAAATCAAACTGATGGGGAGAACTGGGCAGAATTCACCAACAAAATTCCAGTGTCTTCACAAAACGAGGACAACTGGGCAGATTTTAGTAACATCAATGATCTTAGCAG TTCAGCTCCTGGACCTCGGAGCAGTTCACCAGTGGAGATGGATACTACAGATATCAACTCCAGACCTGCTGCATATT TGGCCAGAAGTGCCCCCGCAGACCTTGCCTCATCGGTAGATCAAGTTAGCAGTGACATTAAGACCGAAGATCTCGAGGTGGAGTCATCAGCGGAGCATGTCCAAGGCAGCGAAGTTACTTCCACATCTGATATTGTTTCTTCACCACGCTCTCCAACTACCCAACGCTCACAATTATCCTCATCTAGCGACGCAACTCCAGAGTCCTCCAGTCAGAAAAACACTGGTAACAG TGAGAAGAACGAGGAACCTTCTTCATCTACAACTGAAATAGCTAGTGAAAGTAAGGTGTCTGACGAGTCCCCGACAAAAGCCAATGGTGGTAGTGGCAATAATCAGGTGGAGACACCTTCATCGTCTACCGAGGAAGCTCCAGGTGCTGACAGTCCGAG TTGTACTGTTGAGAAGGATGCCTCACAGAAGAGTGTTGAGACTACTGACCATATAGGTACCAATGGACCAGTAGATGTACCCCAGTTAATAGAAGAGCATGCTAGTCTGTCTCAGGAACAAACTGAAAACAG TAATCAAGCCAAAGATTGCTTAGAGAAGGACAATTCACTGTCCAGTGCCTCCCCCGCTACCAACATTGTCCAGAATGGTCCAGTTTGA